Proteins encoded within one genomic window of Deltaproteobacteria bacterium:
- a CDS encoding 4Fe-4S dicluster domain-containing protein has protein sequence MEDILRKTAKELLEKGAVKVVIGYGWNRRKTHTTPVFIRKPEDAAKLVFNPLCVNNLSVYLTRKYPDVKAMGKAAIVAKGCDIRNLVVMMSEGQLKREDVHIIGMTCEGMIYKQELWPRASDGTADMGAKLKPEVMPTKCHNCDVRNPHVTDAVIGNKSTFTPPEEPTGMVYDKIKELDKKTASERWAFWSEQFSRCIKCYACRQTCSLCYCERCIADKNMPQWIETSAHPRGNMAWNLIRAQHLAGRCTFCGECERACPVNIPLNLVNQRIALEVKAAFDYKSGYNPNEHPPMIVFKPDDKEEFIK, from the coding sequence ATGGAAGATATACTTAGAAAAACAGCAAAAGAGCTTCTTGAAAAGGGCGCGGTAAAGGTCGTCATAGGCTACGGCTGGAACAGGCGTAAGACGCATACGACCCCGGTGTTCATAAGAAAGCCCGAGGATGCGGCAAAGCTTGTATTTAATCCGCTTTGCGTCAACAATCTTTCTGTGTACCTGACGCGTAAGTACCCGGATGTGAAGGCCATGGGCAAGGCCGCAATAGTTGCGAAGGGCTGCGACATACGTAACCTTGTCGTGATGATGAGCGAAGGCCAGCTTAAGCGCGAGGACGTGCATATAATAGGCATGACCTGCGAGGGCATGATCTATAAGCAGGAACTCTGGCCAAGGGCCTCTGACGGCACTGCCGACATGGGCGCGAAGCTTAAGCCCGAGGTCATGCCGACAAAGTGCCATAACTGCGATGTCAGGAACCCGCATGTTACGGATGCCGTTATAGGCAATAAGTCCACCTTTACGCCGCCGGAAGAGCCAACGGGCATGGTGTACGATAAGATAAAGGAACTCGATAAGAAGACCGCCTCCGAGAGATGGGCGTTCTGGAGTGAGCAGTTCTCGCGCTGCATAAAGTGCTATGCCTGCCGCCAGACGTGTTCGCTCTGCTACTGCGAGCGCTGCATAGCCGATAAGAACATGCCGCAGTGGATAGAGACCTCGGCTCACCCGAGAGGCAACATGGCGTGGAACCTTATCCGGGCCCAGCACCTTGCCGGACGCTGCACCTTCTGCGGGGAGTGCGAGAGGGCCTGCCCGGTAAACATCCCGCTAAATCTCGTTAACCAGAGAATAGCGCTCGAGGTAAAGGCGGCCTTTGACTATAAGTCGGGTTATAATCCCAACGAGCATCCGCCGATGATAGTGTTTAAGCCCGACGATAAAGAAGAGTTCATTAAATAA
- a CDS encoding hydrogenase iron-sulfur subunit has translation MSTATVKNTAAEQASGIPGPKIMAFVCNWCTYAGADLAGTSRMEYKPNVRIIKLPCTGRIDPLFIIKAFENGADGVLVSGCHPGDCHYTTGNYHARRRWIAFKSLMEFTGIDMRRLHFAWVSASQAIKWVDLINQITDEVGKLGPFAEYKELSKGEGS, from the coding sequence ATGTCTACGGCAACCGTAAAAAATACTGCGGCAGAACAGGCAAGCGGCATACCAGGGCCGAAGATAATGGCCTTTGTGTGCAACTGGTGCACGTACGCAGGCGCTGACCTTGCGGGCACGAGCCGCATGGAGTATAAGCCGAATGTGCGAATCATAAAGCTTCCTTGCACAGGCAGGATAGACCCGCTATTCATAATAAAGGCATTCGAGAACGGCGCAGACGGCGTGCTCGTCTCGGGCTGCCATCCGGGGGATTGCCACTATACCACCGGCAATTACCACGCAAGAAGGCGCTGGATTGCCTTCAAGAGCCTGATGGAATTTACAGGCATAGACATGAGGAGGCTCCACTTTGCGTGGGTTTCCGCCTCTCAGGCGATAAAGTGGGTTGACCTTATTAACCAGATAACAGACGAGGTCGGTAAGCTCGGGCCGTTTGCCGAGTACAAGGAGCTTTCAAAAGGGGAAGGCAGCTAA